GACCTTGTCGAGTTTGTCGCACACGTTGTCCAGCTTTCTGTTGAACCGGGTCAGGGCCCAGCCCAGGGTTTTGGCGGCCTCAGCCGAGGACGGGATGGCGCTGAAGCCGGTCCCCTCGCGGCGCAGCATGGGTTCGGCGAGGGCAACGATCAGGGCCTTCTGCGAGTCGGTGAAGATCACCGGGCCGATGGTGGTGTCGCCGCCGCTGTCCTCGTCGCGGGATTCCTGCCGGAAGGCGGGGGTCCTCAGGTGCACGGCGAACTCGTAGGTGGTGGGACCGGCGGTGAAAATGACGTTGGTGTGGCTGAAGACCAGCGGAATCCGGGCGCCCGGCGAGAGCCACGCCTGCATCCCGCCGGAGGCATCGGCGATGGTTGCGGAGAGCATGCTGCCGACGTTGCTGAGCCACCAGATGCCGTCATAGCGGGCGATCTGCAGGAACTGCCGGTGCAGGTACGGGTTGTCGTCCACCTCAAGGTCGCCTTCGCGGCCGATGCTGAAGACGTCCTCGTCCGAGGGCTCATGCCACTCGCCGCAAAAATCTATTGCCAGATCCCCCATATGCCGTGCCTTTCTGGAATTCGTTGGTGCTATTTGCTGACGCAGGCGATGGAATCCGGTCCCAGCGGCGAGGATGCCCCGTCGCTGCGGACGATCATGACCTGGATGCAGCTGGGTTCGGCCGGATTCGCCGCAATCTCGGCGGCCGGCCCGGCGGATGACTGGTAGTCGCCGTCGCCCTTGAGTGTGTGGACCCGCCACTTGTAGCTGTCGCCGGGTTTGGGCTGCGGATTGGTCCAGGTGAAGCTGACCTTTCCGGCCGGGCCGGCCACCCCTGCCAGCGCGGTGACGTCCGGGACGGTGCCGTTGTCCAGCGCGTCCGCGGGCGGTTTGCTGACCTGGTCCGTGGCTTTCGGTGCCGGCCCGGGCCGGGTGGTGCCCGCCACGATTCCGAGGACGACGGCGGCCACCAGGACGGTGCCGCCGACGACCGAGAGCAGCAGGTTGCGGCGGCCGTGGCCGGCCGGGTGCTCCCCCGCGCCGTCGTCCGGGCCGCCTGCGGGGGCCGCCGCACTGGAGCGGTTGACAGTGGCCGCGAGGTCGTCGTCGGGGGCGGCGGCGCCGGCAGGAGGACCGGCGCTCCCCGGCGCGTCGAAGGCGGGCATCGCCGGCGGGCGCTGGACGGTGGCGAGGTTGTTGGCGGCCCCGTTGTTGGCGGCCCCGTTGTAGGTTGTGGCGTTGTCGACCGTGGAACTGGTGTCCGTGCCGGGGAACCTGGCCGGGAAAGTCGGGACGTTGCCGGTGGCGTCCGGGTCGATCGAGGCGACGCTGCGGACCCGGGTTTCCTCGAAGCCGTCATCCGGGTGGTTTTCCTCGGCGCGCGGCTCCTCCAGGACTTCGAACGATGTCACGGAGAGGTTCAGTTCGGCCTGGATCCGCTGAAGGGCCAGGGCGAAGGCGTGCGCCGAGGAGTAGCGGGAGGAGGCGGACTTGGCCATCGCCGTCGAGAGCGCCAGTTCCAGGGATTCCGGCACATCGGCGCGGCCCAGTTTCGGCACCGGCCGGTTGGTGATCCGGGAGATCAGCTCACGCTGGGAGTTGTCCGCCCCCGGCAGCACAAACGGGGACCGCCCGGCCAGCAGGGTGTAAAGCGTGGCGCCGAGGGCCCAGACGTCCACCAGGACGCCGTCGACGTGGTGGCCGGTGAACTGCTCCGGCGGGGACCACGGGATGGACATGCCAGCGTCCTCATCGGCGTCCCCGGCGAGGGTGCCGGAGATGCCGAAGTCGGTCAGGGCCGGCCGGTTGTAGTCAGTAACCAGGATGTTGGCGGGCTTGATGTCGCGGTGTGCGATCCCGGCCCGGTGGGCGGTCTCGACGGCGGACGCCACCTGGATACCGACGGCGAGGACCTCATCCACGCTGAAGCCCTGCCGCCGGTACCGGACGTCCAGGCTGGGCCGGGAGCAGTACTCCATGGCGAGGTAGGAGTGCCCGGTGTCGGTGATCTCGGCTTCGAAGATCGTCACGATGTACGGGTGCGAGGACAGCTGGGCCATCAGGTTCGCTTCGGATTCGAAGCGGCGGCGGGCGCCTTCGGTTTTCAGGTCCGAAAGCAGCACCTTGACGGCGACCTTGCGGCGCGGCCGGTCCTGTTCGTAGAGGTAGACGTCGGAGAAGCCGCCGGAGCCGAGCAGGCTGATGTAGGTGAAGCCCGGAATGACTGGCGGCGGGGCTACGGGCCGTTTTGAGCTCACGGGATCTCCTCAAAGCGCAGCGAGATGCCGTCGCCGACTTCTGCGATGTCGCCGTCGAGCAGGATGGCCATCTCGCCCTGGGCGAGCCTGCGCGGGGGCTGGCCTTCACGGATCAGGACGGTGCCGTTGGTCGCCTTGAGGTCGCACAGCATGACGTGCCAGCCCTCGAGCCGGACCTCCACGTGCGAGCGGGAGATGTCCCCGCTGGGACTCGCCACCTGGACCAGTCTGGGCATCACCCCGCCCTGGACGCGGGACACGGAAGGCTGGCGTCCCACGATGAGTGACTGGTCGAGGTCGACCAGTTCGCCGCTGGACAGCCGCATCCGGCCCAGGCGGGGCCGCCGGACCTGGACGCCTTCGCCGGGCAACGGCTGGGCGCAGCGGCCGCACTGGGCGTAGGTGGAGGGGTTGGCATGGCCCTGCGGGCAGACGCGTGCCAGCACCATGGGTCCGGTGGCCGGTGCCGCAGCCGGCCCGGTGGACGGTCGCGCTGCGCCGTCCGGCAGCGCGCCGGGTCCCGCGAGATCGCCCTTCATGATCGTCTGGCCGTCGTGGTCGGCGTCGGTTTCCGGCAGCGCGGCCGACAGCTGGACACGCTGCGGGACACCCGCCTGCGGGGCCGACGGCGGCAGCGGTGCGGCCGGCAGCGGTGAAGGTGCTGTTGGAGGGGCCGGCCACCCGGGCGTCCGGGACGCGGTCGACGAGGCACGGTCGCCGCCGGTGTGCCACGGGACGGAGTCGATCAGCCCGGTGGACGGCGGGCGTGGTGCCGCGGGCGGCGCGGGAGCAGGAGCGGCCTCGGGTTCCGCAGCCTCCAGCGCTGCCACCGGCTCCGGATCGGGCGCTGTTTCGGGTGCGGGGTCGGCGCTGGCGGACCCGGCAGCGGGTTCGGCGTCGGCGTCGGGATCCTCGCGGACGGCCGCGTCTTCGATGTTCCGCATCACCGTCTGTTCCCAGAGGTGGTCGTAGGTGCCGGTTGGCTCCTGGTCGGCCGTCTCCGGAGCCGCCGGCTCCTGCGGCCCGGACGGTTCCGGCTCATGCCCGGCCAGTTCCGGTTCCGG
This DNA window, taken from Pseudarthrobacter sp. ATCC 49987, encodes the following:
- a CDS encoding serine/threonine-protein kinase; this translates as MSSKRPVAPPPVIPGFTYISLLGSGGFSDVYLYEQDRPRRKVAVKVLLSDLKTEGARRRFESEANLMAQLSSHPYIVTIFEAEITDTGHSYLAMEYCSRPSLDVRYRRQGFSVDEVLAVGIQVASAVETAHRAGIAHRDIKPANILVTDYNRPALTDFGISGTLAGDADEDAGMSIPWSPPEQFTGHHVDGVLVDVWALGATLYTLLAGRSPFVLPGADNSQRELISRITNRPVPKLGRADVPESLELALSTAMAKSASSRYSSAHAFALALQRIQAELNLSVTSFEVLEEPRAEENHPDDGFEETRVRSVASIDPDATGNVPTFPARFPGTDTSSTVDNATTYNGAANNGAANNLATVQRPPAMPAFDAPGSAGPPAGAAAPDDDLAATVNRSSAAAPAGGPDDGAGEHPAGHGRRNLLLSVVGGTVLVAAVVLGIVAGTTRPGPAPKATDQVSKPPADALDNGTVPDVTALAGVAGPAGKVSFTWTNPQPKPGDSYKWRVHTLKGDGDYQSSAGPAAEIAANPAEPSCIQVMIVRSDGASSPLGPDSIACVSK
- a CDS encoding FHA domain-containing protein — translated: MSGSNPAAAARYTPGSWLGVVRSGTVVLLRPDSSPALVQSLWELLATVPEAHEVLDAVSSASGGSLARLPWFAIVANRGSVQAFLRGGIDLTVDLPSGPVDLNGRDVTTWTERRFAAADGFSLTVPGAEAAGAPGAALDLPLADGVVLLQGLRVDLTGAAAREPSLSLPAAAVPAVAVRAAAEEVAAPDDDILAAAEADIAAEAGNAAELSEHGASSATVLEFPGEDLELDGTLHEEPEPLTEPEPEPEEEPEPEPEPEPELAGHEPEPSGPQEPAAPETADQEPTGTYDHLWEQTVMRNIEDAAVREDPDADAEPAAGSASADPAPETAPDPEPVAALEAAEPEAAPAPAPPAAPRPPSTGLIDSVPWHTGGDRASSTASRTPGWPAPPTAPSPLPAAPLPPSAPQAGVPQRVQLSAALPETDADHDGQTIMKGDLAGPGALPDGAARPSTGPAAAPATGPMVLARVCPQGHANPSTYAQCGRCAQPLPGEGVQVRRPRLGRMRLSSGELVDLDQSLIVGRQPSVSRVQGGVMPRLVQVASPSGDISRSHVEVRLEGWHVMLCDLKATNGTVLIREGQPPRRLAQGEMAILLDGDIAEVGDGISLRFEEIP